Below is a window of Synechococcus sp. RSCCF101 DNA.
CGAGAGCAGGGTGTGCAGCAGACCGCGATCGCACAGATCCCCGTAGCGCACGTGCATGGCCTCACGCACCCGCTCGCAGTCGGCGATGGCGCGTTCACGGGCCCCGGGGATGCTGCCGCTGTAGTCGAATCGGATCACCACGGGGATCGGCAGACCGCGGGACACGTTGAGGCCGCGGAAGATCTTGATGCCCACGTCCAGGTCGGAGGCGGCTTCCTCGACCGTCTCGAGATGGGCGAAATAGGTGAGGTTGCGCAGATGGACCTCCTTGAAGCCGATGCCCACGCCGATGAAGCGTTCGGCGTGGCCGGCATCGCTGTAGGCGCCGCCGAAGTGGCTGCGCACCAGGTCGATCTGGGAGATGTTGTGCTCCAACAGCAGGGCGATGAACCGCTGCATGCCCTCATCGCACTGACCCGGGCACGCTTCGGCGACGCGCTGGGCGATCAGCTCGCGGCCCTGCTGGGGGCTGAGGCTGCTGCTGTCCTCGTAGAGGGCCAGGCCATCGACCCAGTGGAGCAGGTCGATCACGTGATCCGCGGCCGGCACATGCACGCGGATGGCATCGGTGTCGGTGTCCATCCCGATCAGGAGCAGATCAACCGACGCGCCGCAGCAGAAGCCGTTCTCAATCGCCTGGCGGAAGTCCTGAAGCCTCTGCAGGCCCGCGGCAGCAGCGGCGGCGTCATCGCTGCCATGGGCGGCGCAGCCCTGGTGGGAGGGATCGCGCGAGCTGAAGTGGTACACCACCACCTTCAGATAGCTGGTCGGTTCCGTGGCGGCGTTGGGCACTGATTCACGGAAGCGGCGGTGCTCGGTGCCCACCCAGCGCTTGACGCTGCGGCTCACGTCGAACATCGCGCCGGCATGGGAGCGGCGTCGCACCAGGCCGTAGGGCAGGCGCAGCACGGAGCTGACCGTGTGGGCCAGGCGCCCGTCGGCGCAGGGGCTGATGTCGAGCAGGTGGAATCCCTGCTCGAGCAGGGTGTTGCCCATGGCCGCCGTGCGCTCGTGCGAGCGGGCTCCCCGCAGCGGGTCATGGCCGAAGAAATCACGGCTCATGGCCTCGTAGGCGCGGAAGACGCACCAGGCGTAGAGGCGCTTCATGTCGAGCCCCTCCACCCAGGTCTGGTCGAGCACGAACTGGGGCAGGCTGAAGCCCAGCTGGGCCCGGGCCAGCTCCTGGGCGCGGGCGCTGAAGTCGGGCTCGCGCTGCAGGCTGGCCAGCTGCTGCAGCAAAGGCACGATCCGATCGAAGCAGCCCTTGATCCGCTCTTCGTAGTCGATCAGCAGAGCGTTCTCCCGCTGATCGGTCAGGGGGTGAGCCCGATGGGGCCTGGAGCCGGAGCCACCGGCCCCGCCGGGCCGCTGCAGCTGCCGGCGGGACGGTGCCGTGGGGGCCAGTGGTCGCTGGGGGAGGGTGCGGGCTCCGCGCATGGACACCTCAGCCCCGGGCTCCGCCCGACAGGGTGACGAGGGATCCCTTCTCGGTGTTGCCGCTGGAGCCGGTGATCGGGCTGACGGGCTGATCGCGGTCCCGGTTGCGCTTCGGCTCGAAGGCCGGCATCGCGGTCATCGGGCCTGGGCGACTGGGGTTGCGGCGACGGGCCGAGGCGCCCTCGGTGCCGGTCACATGCTGGCCGCGGTCCCAGTCATCGCCGGTGATGCGGTGGGCTGTGGAGGAGCCCTCACCGGTCACCTTGGGGCTGGTGCGGACCGCACCCACATCGTGCTGTCCGGCCAGTGCGGGGCCGGCGCCGGCCGGCTCGGGCCGGGCGGGGAGGGCCCGGGGTTGACGGCCCGGGCGGTCGAACCGGAACTGCTCGGTTCCCGTGACCTTGTCCGGGGCCATGTCAAAGGGTCCGGTGATGCGGGAGCCCTGTTCGTAGCGGTTGCCCGTGACGGCGCGGCTCCGCTGCCGCTCCACCTGGGCTGCCCGCGCCGGCGACTGGACGCTGAACCGCTGCCAGGGGGCGTCGGCCAGGGGCTGAGGGAAATCAGCGGCGTTGTCGGTGGAAGCACCGCAGGCCTCGCCGATGTGCTCGGGGCCCACATAGGGCGTGCCGGAGATCGGCTCACAGGCGCCGCGATCGGCTCCGGTCATCACGCCACCGAGCCCGGGCTGCAATCCGGTCAGACCGGGACCCGGCGTGCCGGCACCCACGGGGGTGCGCTGCCGGATCGACTCCACCTGCTCTTTGCCACACCAGGCTCCGGCCTGCTCGAGGCCGGCGTAGGGCGTGCCGGTCACGGCTTTGCAGGTGCCCGGTTCATCGCCGGTGACACGGCCGGATCGGCCGGTCTGGGTGCCGCTCACCACCTGGGAGCGGTTGGTGACGCTGAAGCCCACCTTCGCGGCCTCGGGCTGCGGACGCGCTCCGCAGAAGGCCTCGTACTGCTGCGGTCCGACGTATTCGTCTCCGGTGACCCGCTTGCAGCTGCCGGGCTCGTTGCCGGTCACATGGGGGGAGCGCCCCACCATGGTGCCGGTCACGCCGGCACCGCGAAGCGTCTGGAGGTTGCCCACCTTCTCGGCCGGTCGGCCGCCGGGGAGAGGGTCCCGGCCGAGGTACTGATCACCCGTGAGGGTCCGGGCCGAGCCGGCTTCATCACCGGTGACCCTCTCGGAACGACCCACCATCACCCCGGTCACCGGCCGCCCGGCTTCGGTGCGGCTCAGACCCACCTTGGGGTTGGAGGGGATCGACCCACCGCACCAGCTGGTCATCTGATCGGCGCCGATGTACTCGGTGCCGGTCACGTTCTTGCAGGTGCCGGGCTCATCGCCGGTGACCTTGTGGGATCTGCCCACTTCGTTGCCGGTCACACGGTTGCCATGGCTGGTGCTGGTGACCTGCACCTTCAGGGGTTGGCTGGGTTCGGGCTCGGCCTGGCAGAAGTCGCGGAAGATCTCGGCTCCCATGTACTGGGTTCCGGTGATGGTGCGGCAGGTGCTGGCCTCGTTGCCGGTGGTGCGGGGCGAGCGGTTGGCCTGGGTGCCGGTCACGGTCTGGCCGGTGCTGGTCTCACTGGCTCCCACCTTCCAGTGGGCGTCGGCGGCTTCGGTGGGGCGATTGATGCCCCGGCGGGGTCCTGTGGGTCGGGTGCCGCCGCTGCGCTGGCTGCCGCAGGCGCCGGAGCGGCTGCGCAGCTCGCGGACCCGCTGGGCGAGCTCACGGCTGGTGAGGTCGGGATTGGCCTGCCGGGCCATGGACGCCGGTGTCGGGCTCGACTGGCTGGCGGATTTGCCGTGCTTGGAGAGAGCCTGCCGGCGGGCCAGCACCAGGGAGCGGCTGGGATTCTCGATGGCGCGGCGCTTGACGTTGCGGCGCTGGATGTCGGCGGGCTGCAGAGAGCGGGCGGAGGCGGCCGGTCGGGCCGGAGTCGCAGGGGCAGCGGCCGGAGTGGGGGCGGGCGCCTGAGCGGCGGCCTGACGGCTGGCCTGATGCACGTCCACACGGGTGCGGTCGCGGCTGCCATCGGCGCGCTTGCCACGCCTGGAGAGGGCTTCCCGGCGGGCCAGCACCAGGTCCCGGCTGGGATTGGGGATGCGCTGCAGGGTTCTGCTGGTGCTCTCCTGCCGCGGCAGGGACACCGGCGCCGGAGCGGGAGCAGCAGCGCGGGTCCTGGGCGTGCTCGGACGGGTCTCCCGCGGAGTCACCGCTGCGGCCTTGGTGCGGCTGGGCCGGGCATCGGCGGCACCGCGCACGCGCTCGGGGCTCGAGGTGTAGCGGCCGGCGGCTTTCTTGCCGGCTGTGGTGAGAGCCTTGCGCCTCTCCAGTGCCGCCTCGCGACTCGACGTGCGTGCCATGTCCCCGGGTGATGTGTGCAGTGATCCAACGCGTGTTGCCATCCCGCTCGGGACAGCGGGAGACCTCCGTCAGTGAGCCCGGAGATCCCCGATTGCCGAAGCGGCGTTCAGCGGGCCTCGAAGACCACGAAGGCTGCACCCTGGCTCTGGGTGTAGGCGTCGTAGCCGACCATGCGCACGTGGTGATCGGGATAAGCGCGGTGGCAGGCCTCGAGTTCACTGACGATCACGCCGAGGTCCTTCTCACCGAAGAAGGGCAGTTTCCAGTACGACCAGTAGGTCGCCATGGAACGACTGGGGTGGATGTGCTCCACGAGGGGCGTCCAGCCCTGGGCGATGATGTAGGCGATCTGGTCGTAGATCTCGTCCTGGGTCATCGGCGGCAGAAAGCCGAAGGTTTCCAGGGTGGCGACTGTCTGATAGTCACCCACGGTGCTCTGGAACGGCATGGGAGTCCTTGCTGAGGGTGGTGGTGTTGAGGCGAAGTGACCGCGACGGCGGATTCACAATCGGAATCCGCCGTCATCGGCCGGGTCAGGTCAGTTGACGTCGAGCTTGTCGACGGTGTCGAACTCGAATTTGATCTCCTTCCAGGTCTCCAGGGCGATCGCCAGTTCGGGGCTGTGCTTGGCGGCCTCCATCAGGATGTCGCGGCTTTCCTTCTCCAGCTCACGGCCGGCGTTGCGGGCCTTGACACAGGCTTCCAGAGCCACACGGTTGGCGGCGGCGCCGGCGGCCGATCCCCAGGGGTGACCGTGGGTGCCACCACCGAACTGGAGCACGGAATCGTCGCCGAAGATGGTGACGAGGGCCGGCATGTGCCACACGTGGATACCACCGGAGGCCACGGCGAAGACCCCGCCCATGGAACCCCAGTCCTGGTCGAAGAAGTTGCCGCGGGTGCGATCTTCGGGGATGAAGGATTCACGCAGCTGGTCGATGAAGCCCAGCGTCGTCTGACGGTCGCCTTCGAGCTTGCCCACCACGGTGCCGGTGTGCAGCTGGTCGCCACCGGAGAGGCGCAGGCACTTGGCCAGCACGCGGAAGTGGATGCCGTGCTTGGGATGACGGTCGATCACCGCGTGCATGGCGCGGTGGATGTGGAGCAGCATGCCGTTCTTGCGGCACCACTTAGCCAGACCGGTGTTGGCGGTGAAGCCACCGGTGATGTAGTCGTGCATGATGATCGGCTGCCCGAGCTCCTTGGCGAACTCGGCCCGCTCGTACATCTCCTCGGGAGTTGCGGCGGTGCAGTTGAGGTAGTGCCCCTTCTTCTCACCGGTCTCCATCTCGGCCGACTTCACAGCTTCGGCAACGAACTCGAAGCGGTTCTGCCAGCGCTGGAACGGCTGGGAGTTGATGTTCTCGTCGTCCTTGGTGAAGTCGAGACCGCCCCGCAGGCACTCGTAGACCACCCGGCCGTAGTTCTTGCCGGAGAGGCCGAGCTTCGGCTTGATCGTGCAGCCAAGTAGCGGACGGCCGTACTTGTTCATGCGGTCGCGCTCGACAACGATGCCGTTCGGCGGACCCATGCAGGTCTTGATGAAGGCCAGCGGGAAGCGGATGTCCTCAAGCCGCAGGTGACGCAGGGCCTTGAAGCCGAAGACGTTGCCCACCAGGGAGGTGAGCACGTTGGTGACGGACCCTTCCTCGAACAGATCGAGGGGATAGGCGATGAAGGCGTAGAAGGACTCCTTGTCGCCGGGGACATCCTCGATCCGGTAGCAGCGGCCCTTGTAGAAATCCAGGTCGGTCAGCAGCTCGGACCAGACCGTGGACCAGGTGCCGGTCGAGGACTCGGCCGCCACGGCGGCACCGACTTCCTCGCGGGGCACCCCTTCCTGGCCGGTGCACTTGAAGCAGGCCAGCAGGTCGGTGTCGAGGGGAACGTAGTCGGGAGTCCAGTAGGTGTCTCTGTACTCCTTGACCCCTGCGTCGTACTTCTTGCTCATGGGTTAACTCCGTTGTGGTCGTGGGAAATGACGGGAAGGCCGCCTGGGCCGTGCCTGGCGATTCAGTCCGTTCAGTCCTTCTGACCAGAGAAGTTGCCGTTGCCGAGCGCAGGCTCCACCTCACGGTGCGGGCGGGCGATGATGTGGGCGGCCACCAGACCGTCACCGACCCGCTCGCAGGCATCGGCTCCGGCGCGGACGGCAGCGTTCACAGCACCGGTCTCACCGCGGACGAGAACGGTCACGTAACCGCCGCCGACGAACTCGCGTCCGATCAGGCGCACTTCCGCGGCTTTGGTCATGGCGTCAGCCGCCTCGATGGCCGGGACGAGACCGCGGGTCTCGATCATGCCGAGGGCGATGCCCATGGTTTCGTTAGCCATTGCCTGCCGGAAAGGGGTTGATTTGTTCGCGAATGACAATGCTTGTCGGCCATCCCCTCCGTCAAGCGATCCGGGGTGTTCCGGCAATGATGGTCCGTTGTGAACGGAATAAGCAGAACTGATTAATTCGTTGTGGAACGTTGCGTGCCGGCTGATCCGGCCTCCGAACGCCTCTGCGGAAGCGGAAGACGGACCCTCCGTCCCTCACAATCGCCCCATGAGCGGACCTTCTTCTGCCGCCGTGCCGGGCCCTTCTCCCCTGCAGGAGCTGGTGATCGCCAGCAGCAATCCGATCAAGGTGGAGGATCTCACCACCATGCTGCAGCCCCTCGGGCTGGGCATTCTTCCCCTGCCGGAAGGGCTCGAGATCGAGGAGACCGGCAGCACCTATGCGGAGAACGCCCGCCTCAAGGCCAGCGGTGTCGCCCGCGTGACCGGTCACTGGTCCCTGGCCGATGACTCGGGCCTGGAGGTGGATGCTCTCGGTGGAGCGCCGGGTGTGCTGTCGGCCCGCTACGCCCCGACAGCGGCTGAACGCAACGCCCGCCTGCTGCAGGAGCTGGGATCGGTGCCCTACCGGTCCGCCGCGTTCGTCAGCGCCATGGCCCTGGCCGACCCGTCAGGAGCAGTGGTCCTCGAGGCGGAAGGAGCCTGCCGAGGCTCGATCCTGACCCGGCCGATCGGTCCCTGCGAGGGCTATGCCGCACTCTTCTGGCTGCGGGAGGCGGCGATGACCTACGCCGAGCTGCCCCAGCACCTGCGCTTCAAGCTGGGCAGCCGCGGCCGGGCCGCCCGTGAGATGGCCGAGCGGCTGCGGGCCCTGATCAGCGGTTGATCAGCTGGATCGCATGCATGGCCGCCGCGGCGGCCTCCTCCACATCACCCTCCCGGCCCGCCAGGGTCAGGCGGCCGAAGGCTCCGACGGCCTTGACATCGACAACGGTGATGTTCGAGGCCTTCTCGGCTTCATTGGCTGCGATCAGCACATAGCCGGCCGGCTCGGTCTCGAGGATGAACATGCTCATGCCGGCCTGGATCATCGAGCCGCGGCGGTTCTGCCGGTTGATGAGAACCGCGTGATCGGGCGTGATCGCCCGGATGATCTCGGTCCAGCTCACATCGCAGCGGCTGCGTCGCTCCACGCTGCTGCCGATGGCATCGAGAATCACATCGCCGGAGTGGAGCACATTGCTCTGGTCGCGGTGATAGATCGCCAGAGAGCCGAAGGCCCGCTCCACCACCATCTGGCCGAGGCGAACGGTGCTGGCCTTGAGGGCGATGTCGGTGACCCGGTGGACCGCCATGCCGGGAGACACCTCCAGCCAGAGACAGGCATCACCGGGGATCGGCAGAAACCCCTGCGAGACGGTGCCCATGTAGGCCGCCAGCTGGGGTTGCAGCGAGTCGAGAAACACGTAGGTGCGCAGCTCGATCGACTGCACCTGACTCGACTGGCGCACCTGGCGGGTGGTTTCGCCGTCGGTGGTGATCACGCAGCTGGGACCGCCGGCGGCCTCCGGCCGGCTCTGGGTCCCGGTCACCCTGACCGAGCCGGAAGGACGTCGTCCCATCGGTTGCTGGAACGTGGCCCTGCCCTGCATGGCGCGCGATCCTACCGGCCGACCTGCAGCCGTGACTTGCGGACCTGGACTCAGCCGATACATTCGCACCAGATCTGACTCCGGCACGTCGATGGTGAGCACACCCGCCTCCGCCGCCAGGCCCAGCGCCGGCGAACCCTCCGCGATGCGGGCCTGGATGAAGGAAATGATGGAGGGAGAAGCCACGCCGGAACGGGCTCTCGCCCTGATCGGCATAGGCCTGGTCGGGCGGATGACCGGCTCCTCCAGTGAATCCGAATGGTCCTGGATTCAACCGGAGGATGGAACGGAAGCTCGGCTGGATGGCCTGCGTCGTCGCCTCGAGACGATCGCCCTGGCGATCAACACCGGCGCTCCGCTCACCACCCAGGAGGTGAGCCAGCTCCTCGGTGCCCGGCCCGGCTCCGACCGGGCGCGGCGGGGCGATGTTCAGGCCGAGCGTCTGAGCCGCAATGTCTGGCGTCTCAGCCGGGTCGAGTCCTCCGGGCGTGAGGTCGATGGCGGCCGGATGAACGCCGGCTTCAGCGAAGCGGCGGGCCGTCGCCGCCGCCTCTGAATCGAGACCCGAATCGAACTCCGTTCAGCGGCTCATTCGCTGCTGCCGGCGTCCCCGTTCTCGCCGGCAGCACCGTTGTCGCCAGAGGCCCCGTCCGGTGCGCTGTCATCCGCGTCCTCATTCGCGGAAGCGGCGGGTTCGCTTGCCTCGGGCTCGGCACAGATCACCACCGAATCCAGCTGGGCCCGGGCCGCGAGCACGGAGGCCGCCTCCAGCTGGAGCGCCACGCTGGCATCGGCCAGGGTCATGTCCTTCTGCCGCCGCACCTCAGCCACGGCCTGCCGGAACAGCTCCACCTGGTCCCTGAACTCCTTCACCTCGGCCTTCTCCAGCTCAGTGTTGGCGTCCCTCAGGCTCGCCATCGCCTGATCGAGCTTCGTGCCGGCCGTTTCGGCGTCCTCCACCGTCGATTCCGGCGTCAGGCCTTCCACGCCGGCCACGGCCTCCTCCACCGCGGCGCGCGCCGCACAGACCGCAGCCACATCGGCGATCACGGCCTGCTCGTCGGATTCGGCCCTCTGCTCGGGGCTGCGGCAGGCGGTGGTCAGCATCATCAGCGCCACACCGCTCAGCAGCAGGCAGGCCGGTCCGGAGGGAGAAGCCATGGAGGCGATTCGGGTGCAGCGTCTGCTCGACCGTAGATCGGATCAGGGGATCTGACGCGTCCCGGACAACGCCCGTGGTCGCCTGATCCCGAAGACTTGTGGTGGGCTGCTTGTCGCGCCTCATCCCGCGCTCCACGGTGGGGCGTGGCCGCAGCGACCCCGCATGAGCGTCAGCGCACCATCCATCCCGACCTCCCTGAGCACACCTCCAGCCCCGGAGGGTCACGAGATCGTGCGCGAGCGCGGTCAGCGCGAGGTGTTCTGCGGCCTCACCTCGATCGTGTGGCTGCACCGGCGCATGCCGGATGCCTTCTTTCTGGTGGTGGGCTCCCGCACCTGCGCCCACCTGATCCAGAGTGCCGCCGGCGTGATGATCTTCGCCGAACCCCGCTTCGGCACCGCGATCCTGGGGGAGCGGGATCTTGCGGGGCTCGCCGATGCCAACGAGGAGCTCGACCGCCTGGTGGCCCGGCTCCTGGAGCGGCGCCCGGAGATCCGCACGCTCTTTCTGGTGGGGTCCTGCCCGAGCGAGGTGATCAAGCTGGATCTGGCCAAGGCGGCCGAACGCCTCAACCATGCCCACTCCGGACGGGTGATGGTGCTGAGCTACAGCGGCAGTGGCATCGAGACCACCTTCACCCAGGGGGAGGATGCCGCCCTGCAGGCGATGCTGCCCCTGCTCCCGGACGCTGCAGCGTCTGGTGATTCTGCGGATCAGCTGCTGATTGTCGGAACCCTGGCCGATGCGGTGGAGGAGCGCCTCACCGGCCTGTTCCGCCGCATGGGGATCGAGCGGGTGCGCAGCCTGCCGCCCCGGCGCTCCACCGAGCTGCCCGCCGTGGGACCGGGCACCCGGGTCCTGCTGGCCCAGCCGTTCCTGTCCGGCACGGCCCGGGCCCTTCTCGATCGGGGTGCCGAGCTGGTGTCGGCACCGTTCCCTCTGGGGGTGGAGGGCAGTGCCGCCTGGATGGAGGCCGCCGCTGCGGCCTTCGCCATCCCCGAGTCTCGTGTGCGCGAGGTGCTCGACCCGCTGGTGAAGCGGGGCCGAGAGGCTCTGGCCCCGCACCGGGAGGTGCTGGCCGGCAAGCGCCTGTTCCTGATGCCCGATTCCCAGCTGGAGATCCCACTGGCCCGCTTCCTTCACCGGGAATGCGGCATGGAGCTGGTGGAGGTGGGAACGCCCTATCTCGACCGGCGGCTGATGGAGGCCGACCTGTCCCGGCTGCCGCCCGCAACCCGCCTGAGCGAGGGGCAGGACGTGGACCGTCAGCTGGAACGCCTGCGCGCGGCCCGACCGGACCTGGTGCTCTGCGGGCTGGGTCTGGCCAATCCGCTCGAGGCGGAGGGCATCGCCACCAAGTGGTCGATCGAACTCGTGTTCAGTCCGATCCACGGCTGCGATCAGGCGGCGGACCTGGCCGAGCTGTTCGCCCGCCCGCTCCGACGGCGTGAGCGGCTGCAGGTCGCCTGACTCCGGCGCTCATCTCCACCCCCTCCACACCCACTGTCTCCCCGTTCACTCCCGCCCCCGATGGAACTCACGCTCTGGACCTACGAGGGCCCACCCCATGTGGGCGCGATGCGCATCGCCGCTTCGATGGAGGGCGTGCACTACGTGCTCCATGCCCCCCAGGGGGACACCTACGCCGACCTGCTGTTCACGATGATCGAGCGACGCGGTTGCCGGCCGCCGGTCACTTACACCACGTTCCAGGCCAGAGACCTGGGAGGCGACACCGCCGACCTGGTGACGCGCACGATCGCCGATGCGGTGCAGCGGTTTGCTCCGGAAGCCCTGCTGGTGGGCGAGAGCTGCACGGCGGAGCTCATCCAGGACCAACCCGGAGCGCTGGCCGCCGGCATGGACCTGGGCGGGGTGCCGGTGGTCAGCCTCGAGCTGCCGGCCTATTCCAAGAAGGAGAACTGGGGGGCTGCCGAAACCTTCTACCAGCTGGTCCGGGCGCTGCTCAGACCCCAGATGCCCCCGCCCGGCCAGCCCCGGCCCGATCCCGGCCGCTGGCGCCGGGAGGGCCGCCGGCCGCGGGTGAACCTGCTGGGGCCGAGCCTGCTGGGCTTCCGCTGTCGGGATGACGTGCGCGAGATCACCCGTCTGCTGGCCAGCCATGGCATCGATGTGAGCGTGACCGCGCCGCTGGGTGCCCGACCGGCCGATCTGGAGCGCCTG
It encodes the following:
- a CDS encoding BMC domain-containing protein, which codes for MGRRPSGSVRVTGTQSRPEAAGGPSCVITTDGETTRQVRQSSQVQSIELRTYVFLDSLQPQLAAYMGTVSQGFLPIPGDACLWLEVSPGMAVHRVTDIALKASTVRLGQMVVERAFGSLAIYHRDQSNVLHSGDVILDAIGSSVERRSRCDVSWTEIIRAITPDHAVLINRQNRRGSMIQAGMSMFILETEPAGYVLIAANEAEKASNITVVDVKAVGAFGRLTLAGREGDVEEAAAAAMHAIQLINR
- a CDS encoding BMC domain-containing protein, which produces MANETMGIALGMIETRGLVPAIEAADAMTKAAEVRLIGREFVGGGYVTVLVRGETGAVNAAVRAGADACERVGDGLVAAHIIARPHREVEPALGNGNFSGQKD
- a CDS encoding ribulose bisphosphate carboxylase small subunit, whose product is MPFQSTVGDYQTVATLETFGFLPPMTQDEIYDQIAYIIAQGWTPLVEHIHPSRSMATYWSYWKLPFFGEKDLGVIVSELEACHRAYPDHHVRMVGYDAYTQSQGAAFVVFEAR
- a CDS encoding non-canonical purine NTP pyrophosphatase, with product MSGPSSAAVPGPSPLQELVIASSNPIKVEDLTTMLQPLGLGILPLPEGLEIEETGSTYAENARLKASGVARVTGHWSLADDSGLEVDALGGAPGVLSARYAPTAAERNARLLQELGSVPYRSAAFVSAMALADPSGAVVLEAEGACRGSILTRPIGPCEGYAALFWLREAAMTYAELPQHLRFKLGSRGRAAREMAERLRALISG
- a CDS encoding ferredoxin:protochlorophyllide reductase (ATP-dependent) subunit N, which codes for MSVSAPSIPTSLSTPPAPEGHEIVRERGQREVFCGLTSIVWLHRRMPDAFFLVVGSRTCAHLIQSAAGVMIFAEPRFGTAILGERDLAGLADANEELDRLVARLLERRPEIRTLFLVGSCPSEVIKLDLAKAAERLNHAHSGRVMVLSYSGSGIETTFTQGEDAALQAMLPLLPDAAASGDSADQLLIVGTLADAVEERLTGLFRRMGIERVRSLPPRRSTELPAVGPGTRVLLAQPFLSGTARALLDRGAELVSAPFPLGVEGSAAWMEAAAAAFAIPESRVREVLDPLVKRGREALAPHREVLAGKRLFLMPDSQLEIPLARFLHRECGMELVEVGTPYLDRRLMEADLSRLPPATRLSEGQDVDRQLERLRAARPDLVLCGLGLANPLEAEGIATKWSIELVFSPIHGCDQAADLAELFARPLRRRERLQVA
- a CDS encoding CsoS2 family carboxysome shell protein; the encoded protein is MARTSSREAALERRKALTTAGKKAAGRYTSSPERVRGAADARPSRTKAAAVTPRETRPSTPRTRAAAPAPAPVSLPRQESTSRTLQRIPNPSRDLVLARREALSRRGKRADGSRDRTRVDVHQASRQAAAQAPAPTPAAAPATPARPAASARSLQPADIQRRNVKRRAIENPSRSLVLARRQALSKHGKSASQSSPTPASMARQANPDLTSRELAQRVRELRSRSGACGSQRSGGTRPTGPRRGINRPTEAADAHWKVGASETSTGQTVTGTQANRSPRTTGNEASTCRTITGTQYMGAEIFRDFCQAEPEPSQPLKVQVTSTSHGNRVTGNEVGRSHKVTGDEPGTCKNVTGTEYIGADQMTSWCGGSIPSNPKVGLSRTEAGRPVTGVMVGRSERVTGDEAGSARTLTGDQYLGRDPLPGGRPAEKVGNLQTLRGAGVTGTMVGRSPHVTGNEPGSCKRVTGDEYVGPQQYEAFCGARPQPEAAKVGFSVTNRSQVVSGTQTGRSGRVTGDEPGTCKAVTGTPYAGLEQAGAWCGKEQVESIRQRTPVGAGTPGPGLTGLQPGLGGVMTGADRGACEPISGTPYVGPEHIGEACGASTDNAADFPQPLADAPWQRFSVQSPARAAQVERQRSRAVTGNRYEQGSRITGPFDMAPDKVTGTEQFRFDRPGRQPRALPARPEPAGAGPALAGQHDVGAVRTSPKVTGEGSSTAHRITGDDWDRGQHVTGTEGASARRRNPSRPGPMTAMPAFEPKRNRDRDQPVSPITGSSGNTEKGSLVTLSGGARG
- a CDS encoding form I ribulose bisphosphate carboxylase large subunit is translated as MSKKYDAGVKEYRDTYWTPDYVPLDTDLLACFKCTGQEGVPREEVGAAVAAESSTGTWSTVWSELLTDLDFYKGRCYRIEDVPGDKESFYAFIAYPLDLFEEGSVTNVLTSLVGNVFGFKALRHLRLEDIRFPLAFIKTCMGPPNGIVVERDRMNKYGRPLLGCTIKPKLGLSGKNYGRVVYECLRGGLDFTKDDENINSQPFQRWQNRFEFVAEAVKSAEMETGEKKGHYLNCTAATPEEMYERAEFAKELGQPIIMHDYITGGFTANTGLAKWCRKNGMLLHIHRAMHAVIDRHPKHGIHFRVLAKCLRLSGGDQLHTGTVVGKLEGDRQTTLGFIDQLRESFIPEDRTRGNFFDQDWGSMGGVFAVASGGIHVWHMPALVTIFGDDSVLQFGGGTHGHPWGSAAGAAANRVALEACVKARNAGRELEKESRDILMEAAKHSPELAIALETWKEIKFEFDTVDKLDVN
- a CDS encoding carboxysome shell carbonic anhydrase, with amino-acid sequence MRGARTLPQRPLAPTAPSRRQLQRPGGAGGSGSRPHRAHPLTDQRENALLIDYEERIKGCFDRIVPLLQQLASLQREPDFSARAQELARAQLGFSLPQFVLDQTWVEGLDMKRLYAWCVFRAYEAMSRDFFGHDPLRGARSHERTAAMGNTLLEQGFHLLDISPCADGRLAHTVSSVLRLPYGLVRRRSHAGAMFDVSRSVKRWVGTEHRRFRESVPNAATEPTSYLKVVVYHFSSRDPSHQGCAAHGSDDAAAAAAGLQRLQDFRQAIENGFCCGASVDLLLIGMDTDTDAIRVHVPAADHVIDLLHWVDGLALYEDSSSLSPQQGRELIAQRVAEACPGQCDEGMQRFIALLLEHNISQIDLVRSHFGGAYSDAGHAERFIGVGIGFKEVHLRNLTYFAHLETVEEAASDLDVGIKIFRGLNVSRGLPIPVVIRFDYSGSIPGARERAIADCERVREAMHVRYGDLCDRGLLHTLLSIRDRDRGEPAETIAMSIPLAPEAAH